A single genomic interval of Elusimicrobiaceae bacterium harbors:
- a CDS encoding hemolysin family protein, giving the protein MLGVNAVFAAYEIAVASISRHKLETLSRSGTPGAAASVFMKEHMEGSLALVQLAITLAGTIAAATGGTGVGEYLVPYLENEFAFSNATSEIIGIVLFVLPLSVFTIIFSELVPKMFAIENNEAITLALSPAMRLLYGICYPLIRVFEKAVRVMVTASRKVFRIPAAGSEEDGLAELWAATAHARSRNIISAFEEKMANSAVLFSRKTVADVMVPAKTISCIVADASLSDALIRAHMDMHTRFPVVGKDGNMDTVLGYLNFKDIVTALKINPANPTVRGITRPIKRIAADMPISRALQEMMAENAHMAIVLEGTAVKGIVTLEDIIEMLVGKITDEYDGLPVYIHNSGSSLIVGGGTMLSDLYKVLNLNLELPDTTLSNWARERLGKPMRGGDIVRASEIEVWIRKTRRQQLLEAIVMRRKN; this is encoded by the coding sequence ATGCTGGGCGTAAACGCGGTGTTTGCGGCATATGAAATAGCAGTAGCCTCCATTTCCCGTCACAAGCTGGAGACGCTGAGCAGGAGCGGCACTCCGGGAGCCGCAGCTTCCGTGTTCATGAAAGAGCACATGGAAGGCAGTCTGGCTTTGGTGCAGCTGGCAATTACTCTGGCCGGTACAATAGCTGCGGCTACGGGCGGAACGGGCGTGGGCGAATATCTGGTTCCCTATCTTGAGAACGAGTTCGCATTCAGCAATGCGACGTCTGAAATAATCGGCATCGTCTTGTTTGTCCTGCCGTTAAGCGTATTTACAATTATATTTTCAGAGTTGGTGCCTAAAATGTTCGCAATAGAAAACAATGAGGCAATAACACTGGCGCTGTCTCCGGCAATGAGGTTGTTATATGGAATTTGCTATCCGCTGATAAGGGTTTTTGAAAAGGCGGTCCGGGTAATGGTGACGGCCTCACGCAAAGTGTTCCGCATACCCGCCGCCGGAAGCGAGGAAGATGGTCTCGCTGAACTATGGGCCGCCACAGCGCATGCCCGCTCACGCAATATAATTAGCGCCTTTGAGGAAAAGATGGCTAATTCGGCGGTCTTGTTCTCGCGCAAAACGGTAGCGGACGTCATGGTGCCGGCAAAAACAATCTCCTGCATCGTGGCCGATGCCAGTCTTTCAGACGCGCTAATCCGGGCGCACATGGACATGCATACCCGTTTTCCTGTAGTCGGAAAAGATGGGAATATGGACACTGTCTTGGGCTACCTGAATTTTAAGGATATTGTGACCGCCTTGAAAATAAATCCGGCAAACCCCACGGTCAGGGGAATAACCCGCCCGATAAAAAGGATTGCGGCTGATATGCCAATTTCCAGGGCCTTGCAGGAGATGATGGCCGAAAACGCGCATATGGCGATAGTTCTTGAAGGCACGGCGGTGAAAGGGATTGTGACGCTGGAAGATATTATTGAGATGCTGGTCGGAAAAATAACCGATGAATATGACGGGCTGCCGGTCTATATTCATAATTCCGGCTCAAGCCTGATTGTCGGCGGAGGCACTATGCTTTCCGACCTGTATAAAGTATTGAATCTGAACTTGGAGTTACCCGACACGACCTTATCCAACTGGGCAAGGGAAAGGCTGGGAAAGCCGATGCGCGGAGGCGATATCGTCAGGGCTTCCGAGATAGAGGTGTGGATACGCAAAACCAGAAGGCAGCAGTTGCTGGAAGCGATTGTCATGCGCCGGAAAAATTAA
- a CDS encoding DUF4372 domain-containing protein yields the protein MFSGVLSQMPGHQFETLAVTYKADVIYKELSTWNQFTGPLYAQAAKQDSRRDMENSLCALSGKLWHLGLPDKIRTG from the coding sequence TTGTTTTCCGGCGTTCTTTCGCAAATGCCCGGACATCAATTTGAAACCCTTGCCGTAACTTACAAAGCCGACGTTATATATAAGGAACTGTCCACCTGGAACCAGTTCACTGGCCCGCTTTACGCGCAAGCCGCCAAACAAGACAGCCGCCGCGATATGGAAAACAGCCTTTGCGCCCTTAGCGGCAAGCTCTGGCACCTCGGTCTGCCGGATAAAATCCGCACCGGATGA